In Tachysurus vachellii isolate PV-2020 chromosome 10, HZAU_Pvac_v1, whole genome shotgun sequence, the following proteins share a genomic window:
- the zgc:194887 gene encoding fibrinogen-like protein 1-like protein, with protein MILFKSTVMAFMSIAISAGVLAVQQQVKNIHLLSPEEQKLIQNAGHKGLPRDCHELWEISGGQARDGVYIIKPRDSPIVAFCAMQEGGWTVIQHITVNSSVDFDRSWEEYKLGFGTLTGNHWLGNEYIHQLTSGPIRYKLGIKLVDKDAITKTGEYDPTLVEGEDAQYKLRLGLYHGTAADALTLDPENYLHDNQKFTTKDRDNDNYFQNCAKLEFQGVAGGGWWYDACAGANLNRRNVIYWQKDCNKEHLCKYAWMMVKPSDMVKVMHPAECKRDEL; from the exons ATGATACTTTTCAAGAGTACAGTCATGGCTTTCATGAGCATTGCCATTTCAGCTGGAGTACTAGCTGTACAGCAGCAAGTTAAAAACATCCATCTTCTTTCTCCAGAAGAGCAAAAATTGATTCAAAATGCTGGACATAAAG GGTTACCCAGGGACTGTCATGAACTGTGGGAAATTTCTGGAGGTCAGGCACGGGATGGTGTCTACATAATCAAGCCCAGAGACTCCCCTATTGTAGCTTTCTGTGCTATGCAGGAAGGTGGCTGGACTGTGATCCAGCACATCACAGTTAACAGCAGTGTGGACTTTGACCGCTCCTGGGAGGAGTACAAATTGGGCTTTGGAACCTTGACTGGCAATCACTGGTTGGGCAATGAGTACATCCATCAGCTCACCAGTGGACCTATCCGCTATAAGCTGGGTATCAAGCTAGTGGACAAAGATGCTATTACCAAAACAGGTGAATATGACCCCACACTGGTGGAAGGAGAAGATGCACAGTACAAGTTGCGTCTAGGCTTGTACCATGGCACTGCTGCAGATGCTCTAACTCTGGACCCAGAAAACTACCTCCATGATAACCAGAAATTTACTACCAAGGACCGTGACAATGATAACTATTTCCAGAACTGTGCCAAGCTAGAGTTCCAGGGAGTTGCAGGTGGGGGGTGGTGGTATGACGCTTGTGCCGGTGCCAACCTCAACCGCCGGAACGTCATCTATTGGCAAAAGGACTGCAACAAGGAGCATCTGTGTAAATATGCCTGGATGATGGTAAAGCCTTCAGATATGGTTAAAGTCATGCATCCTGCAGAATGCAAAAGGGATGAGCTCTGA
- the LOC132852805 gene encoding muscarinic acetylcholine receptor M5-like, whose product MDRSQMDNSTVSYNTSDVHLTTYSLWEIITIATVSGIVSLITITGNILVMLSFKVNSQLKTVNNYYLLSLAFADLTIGMFSMNLYTSYILMGYWSLGSLACDLWLAMDYVVSNASVMNLLVISFDRYFAITRPLTYRAKRTPKRAGIMIGLAWLVSIILWAPPILCWQYFVGKRTVPERQCQIQFFSEPVITVGTAIAAFYIPVSVMTILYCRIYKETEKRTKDLAELQEVNHSTDPDTKNESQMSIIKSCLSTTTRRQNQVSWVSSAQNNTKFANTFNDEWCKADQLTTFTSYASSEEEEHSPGVLLVYKSHVHKENNSVLCNNGEEENFFLSAGKNNSHNCKMFVSYRFKPGVKDSNSTQTKNENPTATSSMLSLSESMSMQSTALSSKPNNPILKSQITKRKRMVLIKERKAAQTLSAILLAFILTWTPYNIMVLISTFCSDCIPLSLWHLGYWLCYVNSTVNPMCYALCNKTFQKTFRMLLLCQWKKRLEDKLY is encoded by the coding sequence ATGGACAGAAGTCAAATGGATAACTCCACTGTCAGTTACAACACTTCAGATGTCCACCTTACCACATATAGCCTGTGGGAGATCATCACTATTGCTACAGTGTCAGGAATAGTAAGCCTGATCACAATAACTGGAAATATTCTAGTGATGCTCTCCTTTAAGGTAAATAGTCAACTGAAAACTGTTAATAACTACTACCTACTAAGCCTGGCTTTTGCTGACCTTACCATTGGTATGTTTTCCATGAACTTATACACTTCCTATATTCTCATGGGCTACTGGTCACTAGGTAGCCTTGCATGTGACCTCTGGTTGGCTATGGACTATGTTGTCAGTAATGCCTCAGTTATGAACTTGCTAGTAATTAGCTTTGATCGTTATTTCGCCATTACAAGACCACTGACCTATAGAGCTAAGCGAACGCCAAAGCGTGCTGGGATAATGATTGGACTGGCTTGGCTTGTGTCGATCATCCTGTGGGCACCTCCAATTTTGTGCTGGCAGTATTTTGTAGGCAAAAGAACAGTACCTGAGAGACAATGTCAAATCCAGTTCTTCTCAGAGCCTGTGATAACTGTTGGGACAGCAATTGCTGCATTTTATATCCCAGTTTCTGTCATGACCATCTTGTACTGTCGAATttataaagagacagagaagcGCACTAAAGACCTGGCAGAACTCCAGGAAGTCAACCATTCTACAGACCCTGATACTAAAAATGAATCTCAGATGTCCATAATTAAGTCCTGTTTAAGCACCACCACCAGAAGGCAGAACCAGGTATCCTGGGTATCCTCAGCCCAAAACAACACTAAATTTGCCAACACTTTCAATGATGAGTGGTGTAAAGCTGACCAACTTACCACTTTTACCAGCTATGCATCTTCCGAAGAAGAGGAACATTCTCCTGGAGTCCTGTTGGTCTACAAAAGTCATGTTCATAAGGAGAACAATTCAGTCCTCTGCAACAATGGTGAGGAAGAGAATTTCTTTCTATCAGCAGGTAAAAACAACTCCCACAACTGCAAGATGTTTGTTTCCTACAGGTTCAAACCAGGTGTGAAAGACAGCAACTCTACACAGACCAAAAATGAGAATCCCACAGCAACAAGCTCCATGCTTTCTTTGTCTGAGTCCATGAGCATGCAGTCAACAGCACTGTCTTCTAAACCTAACAACCCAATTCTGAAGAGCCAGATAACCAAACGCAAGAGGATGGTTCtgatcaaagaaagaaaagcagcacAGACTCTTAGTGCTATTCTACTGGCCTTCATCCTCACATGGACACCTTACAACATCATGGTGCTTATTTCTACCTTCTGTTCAGATTGCATACCTCTGTCTCTATGGCACCTGGGCTACTGGCTATGCTATGTCAACAGCACAGTTAACCCAATGTGCTATGCTCTCTGCAACAAAACCTTCCAGAAGACCTTCCGAATGCTTCTCTTATGCCAGTGGAAGAAGAGGCTGGAAGATAAACTTTATTAG